The following coding sequences are from one Marinoscillum sp. 108 window:
- a CDS encoding DUF4293 domain-containing protein, with product MIQRIQSVFLFLVAAIMVTVLFLPIWNKLDLDAQEKVTLNAFKMVYSSYDEAGEPTVMASVDTFWISALAILAAGIALFSIFQYKARLRQMKLGALNSLIMGGCLGMTYYYSTKGDQMLNPNTAGNFEIGFYIIAAALLFNSLANRFIRKDEKLVRSADRIR from the coding sequence ATGATTCAAAGAATCCAATCTGTCTTTTTGTTTCTGGTAGCCGCTATCATGGTGACCGTGCTTTTTTTACCTATCTGGAACAAACTGGATCTTGATGCCCAGGAGAAAGTGACCCTCAATGCTTTTAAAATGGTGTACTCCTCTTACGATGAGGCTGGGGAACCTACAGTGATGGCTTCTGTGGATACTTTTTGGATTTCGGCGCTGGCTATTTTAGCGGCTGGTATTGCCTTGTTTTCTATTTTTCAATACAAAGCCAGGCTAAGGCAGATGAAACTCGGTGCGCTGAATTCCCTGATCATGGGCGGCTGCCTGGGTATGACGTATTACTACTCCACCAAGGGTGACCAAATGCTAAATCCGAATACGGCAGGCAACTTTGAAATTGGCTTTTATATTATCGCTGCAGCCCTTTTGTTCAACTCTTTGGCCAACCGCTTTATTCGTAAGGATGAGAAGCTGGTGAGAAGTGCTGATAGGATCAGATAA
- the htpG gene encoding molecular chaperone HtpG — MQEKGTISIHTENIFPIIKKFLYSDHEIFLRELTSNAVDATQKIKRLASLGEYKGELGDLTIDVSVDKKKKTITISDKGIGMTADEIKKYINQIAFSGATEFVEKYKDKGDEQQIIGHFGLGFYSAFMVAKQVEIQTLSYQEGAEPAAWLCDGNTEFEIKTSKKKERGTDIILHIADDSEEFLEEHRIQGILDKYSKFLPVPIRFGQKDRQVEDGEDKDGKKKWKTVKEDNIINNPEPLWAKSPSELKDEDYLEFYKELYPFSEEPLFWIHLNVDYPFNLTGILYFPKLKKDFEVQRNKIQLYSRQVFITDEVKDIVPDFLQLLHGVIDSPDIPLNVSRSYLQSDSNVKKINGYITKKVADKLGDLFKKDRPSYEQKWSDIGVFVKYGMISEEKFEEKAKDFTLVKNVEGKFFNIEEYKTEVATNQTNKDKSVVFLYTTDEEKQHSYLETAKKRSYDVLVLDGPVDSHFINHVEQKYEGVTLKRVDADVIDKLIDKDEKKESVLSDAEKEKVSAAFKKAIGDDKNNVTVEPMATDDMPVTITLPEFIRRMRDMQAQGGGGPMMFGEMPLNLAVSVNANHAFTRKIVEAESEEDQIALAKQAYDWALLSQGMLSGKNLTNFINRSVELAVK, encoded by the coding sequence ATGCAAGAGAAAGGTACTATTTCAATCCACACGGAGAATATCTTCCCGATCATCAAGAAGTTTTTATACTCCGATCATGAGATATTCCTACGCGAGCTGACCTCCAACGCCGTAGACGCCACCCAGAAGATCAAGAGATTGGCTTCCCTGGGAGAATACAAAGGTGAGCTTGGAGACCTGACCATTGATGTCAGCGTTGACAAAAAGAAAAAAACGATCACGATTTCTGACAAAGGGATCGGAATGACTGCCGATGAAATCAAGAAGTACATCAACCAGATAGCTTTTTCTGGCGCCACAGAGTTTGTGGAGAAATACAAAGACAAGGGTGATGAGCAGCAGATCATTGGTCATTTTGGGTTGGGTTTTTACTCAGCATTCATGGTGGCTAAGCAGGTGGAAATCCAGACACTCTCTTATCAGGAAGGCGCAGAGCCCGCCGCCTGGCTGTGCGATGGAAACACAGAGTTTGAGATCAAAACCAGCAAGAAAAAGGAACGCGGCACAGACATTATCCTGCACATTGCTGATGACTCAGAGGAATTTTTAGAAGAACACAGAATCCAGGGGATTCTGGACAAATACTCCAAATTTTTGCCTGTACCGATCCGATTCGGACAAAAGGACAGACAAGTAGAGGATGGAGAAGACAAAGACGGTAAGAAAAAATGGAAAACCGTCAAAGAAGATAACATTATCAACAATCCTGAGCCGCTCTGGGCCAAGTCACCAAGCGAACTGAAGGATGAAGATTATCTCGAATTCTACAAGGAACTGTATCCTTTTTCAGAAGAGCCACTATTCTGGATTCATTTGAATGTGGATTATCCTTTCAACCTTACCGGAATCCTCTATTTCCCAAAATTGAAAAAAGATTTCGAGGTGCAGCGGAATAAGATCCAGCTGTACTCGCGTCAGGTGTTTATCACCGATGAGGTGAAGGACATAGTGCCGGACTTTTTGCAGTTGCTCCATGGGGTGATTGACTCTCCGGACATCCCGCTAAACGTATCTCGTAGCTATCTGCAGTCAGACAGCAACGTGAAGAAGATCAACGGGTACATTACCAAAAAAGTAGCAGATAAGCTTGGTGACTTGTTCAAAAAAGACAGACCGAGCTATGAGCAAAAATGGAGTGATATTGGTGTTTTCGTGAAATACGGAATGATCTCCGAGGAGAAATTTGAAGAAAAAGCCAAGGATTTCACTTTGGTGAAAAACGTGGAGGGAAAGTTCTTCAACATAGAGGAGTACAAAACAGAGGTGGCCACTAACCAGACCAACAAGGACAAGAGTGTGGTTTTCCTTTATACCACGGATGAAGAAAAGCAGCACAGCTACCTCGAAACTGCGAAGAAGCGAAGCTATGATGTACTGGTACTGGACGGACCTGTGGACAGCCACTTTATCAACCACGTGGAGCAGAAATATGAAGGCGTTACCCTCAAGCGGGTGGATGCCGACGTGATAGACAAGCTCATCGATAAAGATGAGAAAAAGGAATCTGTATTATCTGATGCTGAAAAAGAGAAAGTATCGGCGGCCTTCAAGAAAGCCATTGGGGATGATAAAAACAATGTGACCGTGGAGCCTATGGCCACCGATGACATGCCGGTGACGATCACCCTGCCTGAGTTTATCCGAAGGATGAGAGACATGCAGGCGCAGGGCGGTGGAGGCCCGATGATGTTCGGTGAGATGCCGCTCAACCTTGCGGTATCGGTGAATGCCAACCATGCGTTTACCCGCAAGATTGTGGAGGCCGAAAGTGAAGAAGATCAGATTGCGCTGGCTAAGCAGGCTTATGACTGGGCGCTCCTCTCACAGGGGATGCTGAGTGGTAAAAACCTGACCAACTTCATCAACAGGAGTGTGGAGTTGGCGGTAAAATAA
- a CDS encoding S8 family peptidase, translating into MKWLFWVLLVSLMCVNTVLAQSKLSPKLIEESQRRAHLSTMDTFTIAVQNRPLFVRQYGGRVKILTWHSASSTLTFYATQSLIFGELIEDENILFIDAPDQPREESVLDVPNFQYNRIRKAQHQYPDNSGSGLRLSLKERKFDEADIDLTGNTFSIGLEAEDVSQHATDMATIILGAGNTSPFYKGIAPGALVASSDFNNLLPDDETVLTQNGIYLQNHSYGVGIENYYGVEAYAYDQSIFSEPEIVHVFSAGNAGTSSPEDGTYSGLSFANLTGTFKQAKNTLIVSAVDTSLAISPYNSRGPAFDGRIKPELTAYGGGGTSDAAAIVSGIVTLLQESFQKKTLHLPSSALIKTVLIAGAEDIGPEGIDFYSGYGSANASKSLQILESGWHDEVVVTKGENTTLEIEIPTGVKQIKLAVSWVDPAAELNVTRALINDVDAQLSHGGATWLPWVLNHSPSEAALNEPPQRAMDHLNNVEFISLESPEAGTYHLELSGANLSSASQEVSVAWYFEMADTFEWDFPTSSDILAANTAEWLSWNSTFNANEGLMAYQLNDGEWVDIGTVKLNEPFRWATPKISAAARLKMTVGVNEFVSNNFSISELPKVSVAFNCEETFGLQWPQIEAAQSYEVYEMGATSLHLIGTTTDTIYTIEKSASVYYSVAPVIGNAGGLRSQALNYTFQGTFCYFNFFAAERANEETVRITLNLSTSANIEHVEVLKSVNASEELLTDIVPEGQTSFVLSDPDLDPGLMTYQAILYFKDGTTLRSDESSLYIEIPGKLLLFPNPATDPYINLLSSGNGQLLQITDDQGKLVLEKKLVESFEYIIVQDFREGLYLYRLLEGKKVVDTGKFIKY; encoded by the coding sequence ATGAAGTGGCTGTTTTGGGTGCTTTTGGTCTCCCTGATGTGTGTGAATACGGTTTTGGCTCAGTCCAAGCTCTCTCCTAAACTGATAGAAGAGTCTCAGAGGCGCGCACACCTCAGCACCATGGATACATTTACAATTGCAGTGCAGAACCGGCCTCTTTTTGTGAGGCAATATGGGGGTCGGGTGAAGATACTCACCTGGCATTCGGCTTCATCCACGCTCACTTTCTATGCCACTCAAAGTCTGATCTTCGGTGAATTAATAGAGGACGAAAATATTCTCTTCATTGATGCCCCCGATCAGCCCAGAGAAGAATCGGTACTGGATGTGCCGAACTTTCAATACAACAGAATCCGAAAAGCACAACATCAATATCCCGACAACAGCGGCAGCGGTCTCAGGTTGTCGCTCAAAGAGCGAAAATTTGATGAAGCAGATATCGACCTGACTGGCAATACCTTTTCCATAGGTCTGGAAGCCGAAGACGTGTCGCAACATGCCACGGACATGGCTACAATCATCCTGGGTGCAGGCAACACTTCTCCCTTTTATAAAGGGATCGCTCCGGGGGCCCTGGTGGCCTCCTCAGACTTTAACAACCTGCTCCCCGATGATGAAACGGTACTGACTCAAAATGGCATTTATCTTCAAAACCACTCCTATGGAGTGGGCATTGAAAACTATTACGGGGTAGAAGCATACGCCTATGATCAGTCCATCTTTTCCGAACCTGAAATCGTGCATGTGTTTTCGGCAGGTAATGCCGGCACCTCCAGCCCTGAGGATGGTACTTACAGCGGTCTCTCTTTTGCCAATCTCACTGGTACATTTAAGCAAGCCAAAAACACCCTGATCGTAAGCGCTGTAGATACCAGTCTGGCCATAAGCCCCTACAACTCCAGAGGGCCTGCCTTTGACGGACGTATCAAGCCTGAGTTGACGGCCTATGGTGGTGGGGGCACCTCAGATGCTGCAGCGATTGTTTCAGGCATAGTGACATTGCTTCAGGAATCCTTTCAAAAAAAGACCCTGCACTTGCCTTCTTCGGCTTTGATCAAAACAGTGCTCATAGCTGGTGCTGAAGATATAGGGCCGGAAGGAATTGATTTCTACTCCGGATATGGTAGTGCAAATGCCTCCAAATCGCTGCAAATTCTGGAAAGCGGCTGGCACGATGAAGTGGTTGTCACCAAAGGAGAGAATACCACATTGGAAATAGAAATCCCCACAGGTGTAAAACAAATCAAACTGGCAGTCAGCTGGGTGGACCCTGCTGCTGAACTCAATGTCACCCGGGCCTTGATCAACGATGTGGATGCCCAACTCTCTCATGGTGGTGCTACCTGGCTGCCATGGGTTCTCAATCATAGTCCCTCGGAGGCCGCGCTGAATGAACCTCCCCAAAGAGCAATGGATCACCTGAACAATGTAGAATTCATCTCTCTGGAGTCTCCAGAGGCCGGAACCTATCATCTGGAATTATCCGGCGCAAATCTTAGTTCGGCCAGTCAGGAGGTGTCCGTCGCCTGGTATTTCGAAATGGCCGACACTTTTGAGTGGGACTTTCCAACCTCCAGTGATATTCTGGCTGCCAATACTGCTGAATGGCTCAGCTGGAATTCAACTTTCAATGCCAACGAAGGCCTGATGGCTTATCAGCTGAACGATGGGGAGTGGGTGGACATTGGCACGGTGAAGCTGAATGAGCCCTTCAGGTGGGCAACTCCAAAAATCTCTGCCGCGGCCCGGCTGAAAATGACCGTGGGGGTCAACGAGTTTGTTTCCAACAATTTTTCCATCTCTGAATTACCAAAGGTGTCTGTAGCATTTAACTGCGAAGAAACTTTTGGGCTTCAGTGGCCACAAATCGAGGCAGCACAGTCTTATGAGGTGTACGAGATGGGGGCCACTTCCCTCCACCTGATCGGGACAACAACAGACACTATCTATACCATCGAGAAGTCTGCCAGTGTATATTACTCAGTAGCTCCGGTGATTGGCAATGCCGGTGGTTTGCGGAGCCAGGCACTCAATTACACATTTCAGGGGACCTTTTGCTATTTCAATTTCTTTGCGGCAGAGCGTGCAAATGAAGAAACCGTACGGATCACACTCAACCTGAGCACGTCGGCCAACATAGAGCACGTGGAAGTGCTCAAATCCGTGAATGCTTCCGAGGAATTATTGACCGATATAGTACCCGAGGGGCAAACTTCTTTTGTGCTTTCAGACCCTGATTTAGATCCTGGCCTCATGACTTATCAGGCGATATTGTATTTCAAAGACGGAACTACCTTAAGGTCGGACGAGAGCTCTCTTTATATAGAGATTCCCGGGAAGCTGCTCCTATTCCCAAATCCCGCGACCGACCCCTACATCAACCTGCTGTCCTCTGGCAATGGGCAACTACTACAGATCACAGACGACCAGGGCAAATTGGTGCTGGAAAAGAAGTTGGTGGAGTCCTTTGAATACATCATCGTGCAGGACTTTCGGGAGGGCCTGTACCTCTACAGACTCCTGGAAGGGAAAAAAGTAGTGGATACAGGAAAATTTATCAAATACTAG
- a CDS encoding M57 family metalloprotease, whose product MRKTNYLAVFTLAVSMLFVSCEQQNDAVVAQDEVSESVLAALTNAGFDVTQQAPIKFDDGYLVEGDIYIPAADLASLKEGTRLAVEEQYSTNNLVSTGGSRTITMYAPEGGRNGYSSGMIAGLDLAISRYNAQNLAISFQRVTSSSNADIVMTRLKKGEERQGILGSAGFPTSSGDPYGEIKMSGILESSYGLSTAGIATIIAHEMGHCIGFRHTDYFNRSISCGGSASNEGTAGVGANHIPGTPTGATAAAKSWMLACTDGGDRPFNNDDRTALNYLY is encoded by the coding sequence ATGAGAAAAACTAATTACCTAGCGGTGTTTACTCTGGCAGTGAGCATGCTATTTGTTTCTTGTGAACAGCAGAACGATGCTGTGGTTGCACAGGATGAAGTTTCTGAATCAGTACTTGCGGCCCTAACCAATGCTGGATTTGATGTAACACAACAAGCACCCATCAAATTCGATGACGGTTATCTCGTAGAGGGAGATATCTACATCCCTGCAGCTGATCTTGCTTCTTTGAAAGAAGGCACAAGACTGGCCGTAGAAGAGCAGTACAGCACCAACAATCTGGTATCTACTGGCGGATCAAGAACCATCACCATGTACGCTCCTGAGGGCGGAAGAAATGGTTATAGCTCTGGAATGATCGCTGGCTTGGATTTGGCCATCTCTCGTTACAATGCTCAGAACCTGGCCATCTCTTTTCAGAGAGTGACTTCTTCAAGCAATGCTGACATTGTGATGACGAGACTTAAAAAGGGAGAAGAGCGTCAAGGTATCCTTGGCTCAGCCGGATTTCCTACTTCTTCGGGTGATCCTTACGGCGAAATCAAAATGAGTGGTATTTTGGAGTCTTCTTACGGTCTGAGCACTGCAGGAATCGCTACCATCATCGCTCACGAAATGGGTCATTGCATAGGTTTCCGTCACACAGATTACTTCAACAGGAGTATTTCATGTGGAGGGTCTGCTTCAAATGAGGGAACCGCTGGTGTAGGTGCCAACCATATCCCTGGCACACCTACTGGCGCTACAGCAGCTGCCAAGTCCTGGATGCTTGCCTGTACAGATGGTGGTGACAGACCTTTCAACAACGACGACAGAACAGCACTTAATTACCTGTATTGA
- a CDS encoding M57 family metalloprotease: protein MKKLNYFTACMLLASATFFACESDQVMKEETVSPEVMARLTDLGFDVTDQAPLIFEEGYLVEGDIYLTDADLARMKAGVRVPVEEQYSTNNLVTTGGNRVITVYAPEESSGGGGKGKKGGGSGGYSPGMIAGLDLAISRYNAQNLEISFQRVTSSSNADIVMTRLNKRDERRGVLGSAGFPTASGDPYGEIKMSGVLESSYGLSTAGIATIIAHEMGHCVGFRHTDYFDRSISCGGGTSNEGDGGVGANHIPGTPTGATASAKSWMLACTDGGDRPFNNDDRTALNYLY from the coding sequence ATGAAAAAGCTCAATTATTTCACAGCATGTATGCTTCTTGCAAGCGCAACATTCTTTGCATGTGAGTCCGATCAAGTGATGAAAGAAGAAACTGTTTCACCTGAAGTAATGGCCAGATTGACCGACCTTGGATTTGACGTCACCGACCAGGCTCCCCTGATTTTTGAAGAGGGTTATTTGGTAGAAGGAGATATTTATCTGACCGACGCTGATTTGGCTAGAATGAAAGCGGGAGTACGTGTACCTGTAGAGGAGCAGTACAGCACCAACAATCTGGTGACTACTGGTGGTAACAGAGTGATCACCGTTTACGCTCCAGAGGAAAGCTCCGGAGGAGGAGGTAAAGGCAAAAAAGGTGGCGGTTCAGGAGGCTATAGCCCAGGAATGATCGCGGGCCTTGATTTAGCCATTTCCCGCTACAATGCTCAAAACCTGGAGATTTCTTTTCAAAGGGTCACTTCGTCTAGCAATGCGGATATCGTAATGACCAGACTGAACAAAAGAGATGAGCGAAGAGGTGTTTTGGGATCTGCCGGATTCCCAACAGCTTCTGGTGATCCTTACGGAGAAATCAAAATGAGTGGTGTGCTGGAGTCTTCTTATGGTTTGAGTACTGCTGGTATTGCTACCATTATTGCGCACGAGATGGGCCACTGTGTTGGTTTCCGTCATACAGATTATTTTGACAGAAGCATCTCTTGTGGAGGAGGAACCTCCAATGAAGGTGACGGTGGAGTAGGTGCCAACCACATCCCTGGCACGCCTACTGGAGCTACTGCTTCTGCTAAGTCCTGGATGCTGGCCTGTACAGATGGTGGTGACAGACCTTTCAACAACGATGACAGAACCGCACTGAATTACCTCTATTGA
- a CDS encoding aldose 1-epimerase family protein has protein sequence MKISNNHLKATFNVRGAEITSLTHNATGREYIWQARTKYWGRHAPVLFPFVGKLKKDQYRHEGKTYEMGQHGFARDLDFEIVEHTSDQIIFQLDADSNTLKKYPFRFELRIIYQLEGHSLRTTYEVKNKGKQVMYFSIGGHPAFDCPLNPEEFRSDYWLEFDQQETLFTHRLDGGLFTGKKEAIDLDGQRLHITDHLFDQDALVFKQLNSTRVSLSSLSQKWLTFHFEGFPYLGIWSKSQESPFVCIEPWYGLADYGDHSGELSAKEGIRKLDASAIFSCHYTMEIH, from the coding sequence ATGAAGATTTCAAACAATCACCTCAAAGCGACTTTCAATGTTAGGGGAGCAGAGATCACGAGTTTGACACATAATGCCACCGGCCGGGAATATATCTGGCAGGCTCGAACCAAATATTGGGGACGGCATGCTCCTGTGCTTTTTCCTTTTGTGGGCAAGTTGAAAAAGGATCAGTATCGGCATGAGGGTAAAACCTATGAGATGGGACAGCATGGATTTGCTCGGGATTTGGATTTTGAAATTGTAGAACACACTTCAGATCAAATTATTTTTCAGCTGGATGCGGATTCAAATACTTTGAAGAAATACCCTTTCAGATTCGAATTGAGGATCATCTACCAGTTGGAGGGGCACTCTTTGCGAACCACCTATGAAGTAAAAAATAAAGGAAAACAAGTCATGTACTTTTCCATTGGTGGACACCCGGCATTTGATTGCCCTCTTAATCCGGAGGAGTTTCGATCTGACTACTGGCTGGAGTTTGATCAGCAAGAAACTTTATTTACACACAGGCTTGATGGGGGATTATTTACAGGCAAGAAGGAAGCCATTGACCTGGATGGGCAACGTCTTCATATTACAGATCATCTTTTTGACCAAGATGCGCTCGTCTTTAAGCAGCTCAATTCTACCCGCGTCAGCCTGTCCAGTCTCTCTCAGAAATGGCTGACTTTTCATTTCGAAGGATTTCCCTACCTGGGAATTTGGTCGAAAAGCCAGGAATCCCCATTTGTGTGTATAGAGCCCTGGTATGGGTTGGCTGACTATGGGGACCACTCGGGAGAGCTAAGCGCCAAAGAAGGGATCAGGAAACTGGATGCTTCTGCCATTTTTAGCTGCCATTACACCATGGAAATTCATTAG